TTCCGATGACCGTGGCTCCCTGTTTTACCAGTTCTTCGATCTTCATCAGTAGCTCAGGAGTCATGGACCTGACTTTCGGTAAAACCAGCAAATGGTAACTGGCTCCTCCCTCAAAGACGATTTTACCGTCTTTGACCTGGGCCCTTTCCAGCAGGATTCTGGGACTGCAGCCATCGAAATTATATCCCTTTCTATCGGGCATGAATTCCTCCTTGCTAACGCTGCTGCCTACCCGGATCTGGTCAGTTACTGCGTCAAATACATATTCCTGGTTGCCTTCCAGATACTGATTTCCGTCTACCGCAGAAGAAGGCGGAAGGAAAACATGTGGGGCACCTTCGGAGATCAGGTACAAGACATCAGCCACTCCTTTCCCTTTTTGAAGCAAGGCCTGGCAACGCGCCACATAGCCATGGTAGGCTGTGGACATTTCCCACCAGGTCTGTCCCCGGTCCCAGTGCACCCCGTAGGGCCCCATGGTCATTCCCGGACGATACTGTTCACCCAGTGCCTTGTGGGCAAAGGTGTGGTATAACAGGCGGTTAATTCCGGAGCAGAAGGCCCAGTCGTTCTGGTTCTTGATGGATCCCGGATAGCTTCTCCAGGCTACCAGATGGGAGGTGAATGCTTCGGCTGCCACAACGGGCCTGCCGTAGAGGTTGGCGATGGAAGTGCCTTCAAAAGTGCTGAATCCGGTGCTGAATCCGTAGCCTTTATTCCAGAACTCGCACATGGGCACGTCGGCGTAGGAACCCAGATCCAGGTCCGTGTTTGGATTCATATCATAAGGTTCGATGGAAAGCCCCAAACCATATTTCTTACCGAAATCCTTGAAATACTGTACATGGTTCTCCAGGATGAGCTCCTGGGCCACGGTACGAAGGTCAAATAGAAATCGCTCACTTTCTTCCACGCTTCCAACGATCACCCCCGTATATACGGGCAGATAGGGCAGGGGGTCGTATCTTTTTAAGTCCCTGAATTTCTCCCTGAAACCCTCAGTCCAGTTCTGGGCTCCCATCTCCCAGCTGTCCATGTGGATCATTTTCCATCCCCCCGCTTTGGAAGGGTCCGGCTGGATCCTCTCAATAAGCGGCACCATGAAAGTTTCCAGGTGGTGTTTCATAGCTTCCGCGCTCATTTTGTCACACTCAAATCCCAGTCCTGGTTGCGGTGCGGGCCGGGTGATGGCCCCGTTGTTCCTTCTCCCGAAGCGCATAATGGTCCACTCACCTTTGGGAACATCCCAGTTGAGGGTCCCATCCTCCTGTAAATATTCACTGATGTCAATGACTTCCCCTCTTGGGATTGCGACCGGATTACCCTTGAAGTTCTCGGCACTATGTAAGGGTTCCGGGAGATACTGTTTAACTCCTTTCTGGGAGCTGAAGGGAGGCCTGTAATAGAGCGCCTTTTCATCGGGATCAACCAGGCGGTCCCCGTTCCCTGTGGATGGAAAGGCAAGAACAGCCACATCCTGGTAATACGCTTCCCATTGTCTTTTCATGGAAGGGGGGAATTGTCCCAGCCCAAAAAAAGGATTTCTGCCATCCGGGATATCAAGTTTTCTGTTTAGTTGCTGAGGACCGCTTAAATCCATCCGGCTGGCAACCAGGTGTTGCATGGACTCCTCCATTTTCACCCAGGGCCCGCCACTGCCGGTCCATCCGGGGCCAGATCCCAGGGTCAGTACGATCCCCAGACGTTCACATTCCCTGACGGCATGGGCAAAGCAGTCCTGCCATTCTTCACTGAGGAATTTCACCGGTCCTTGAGGAACGCCCACATTGACCTCCAGGAAAAGCACATGCCCGATCCCTACCTTTTTCATGGACTCCAGGTCTGCGGTCATTTCCTCTCTGGACAGGTTGCCGTCCATGAAATACCAGTAGACACCGGGCCGTGCGGAATTATCGGGACGCTCAAAGGATTTTTTAAGTTGCTTATACTCCCCGGTACTTTTTTTGCCGCCACCGCATGCGCTTAAAAAATAAGTAACAATGAAAATAAGGAGAGACGCAGTCAGAAAGGATCGGAATATTTTCATAAGCTGTTTTTTTGCTCAATATCCGTTGGTTTTGCAACAAATACTTCAATCCTTAAATATACCTAAATTTACAGGCATCAGTCAATGCATAAATTGGCATAAAATTTGTGTTTTTTGATCTATCGGAACTACCTAGCAAACCTTGGAGGACTTTTATAAATATATACAGGTTAACAGCGAATATGGCTTCAGCGACCTGAGAGTTGTGAATGCCGGACATACCCGCATCGTTCCGGGCGTTGCCTATCCGCCCGGTCATCACCCGGACCACCATTATTTTAACTTCCAGCAGGGAAGGGTGATTGATGAATACCAGCTGATATTTATCTCGGAAGGGCAAGGTGTGCTGGATACACAAAGTGCCGGCAGGACAACCCTCTCTGCGGGCCAGGGTTTTATTCTTTTTCCCGATGAATGGCACCGTTATAAGCCGGACAAACAAACAGGATGGATCGAGAACTGGGTGGGATTCAGTGGAGAGGTCAGTATGCTGAAGTCGTCAAGCCATCTGTTATCCAGGGAGAACCCGGTATTCCGGATCGGTGTCGATGACCGGATATTCCAGCTATTCAATGCCATATTTGACAGGGTAAAGACCGATGTTGTAGGATCGGAATATGTGCTTTCAGGAGTGGTGATCCACATGCTGGGGTATATAGCCACTTTACTGCAGAGGCAGGCTCTGAATATTACCAGCCGGACCGATGAGATCATCCTGACTGCCAAGTCCATTATGGAAAGGCAATTTAGCTCTAAAGTAAAGCTGGAAGAGATTGCGGATGAACTGAAGATCTCTTACGCCTGGTTCAGGAAGTATTTCAGAAGGAACACAGGTTTCTCCCCCTATGATTACCTGTTGAATATCCGGATCAACCATGCCAAGTTTCTGTTAAAAAACAGCGGGTATTCGGTTAAGGAGATATGTATGTCCTCCGGTTTTGAGTCCCAGCAGCAGTTTTGCCGCACCTTTAAAAAGAAAACCGGTAAAACTCCTGTGGAGTTCAGAAAACACTCTCTAAAGGCCTGAAAATGAGCTGTTGTTTCATCAACGGATATAAACTATACCTCCAAATTGTGCAACTGAACTATCAAATTATATATCGATTTGCATTTTCAAATCTCAAGGATTTGGCGAACTGAAGTGTAAGTAATTAGGCAGTATGTTTGTAAAAAAAAAGCATAAGCTAGCGTGAGTTTATTACGACAGTGCGCGTAAAACGCTGTAAGGTATAGATTATCATAAAGATAAGCGTTATTTATTTGTATACACCAACTTCTTTGATTTTAGGTTGTTCGTGATGGAGGTTTTCCAGCCCCAATGCTGACATTATCTTTTCCTCTTGCTCGCTCATTACTTCAAGCAAATAGTTTGCTTTGGGATTACCAGCTTTT
This genomic window from Bacteroidales bacterium contains:
- a CDS encoding glycosyl hydrolase; the protein is MKIFRSFLTASLLIFIVTYFLSACGGGKKSTGEYKQLKKSFERPDNSARPGVYWYFMDGNLSREEMTADLESMKKVGIGHVLFLEVNVGVPQGPVKFLSEEWQDCFAHAVRECERLGIVLTLGSGPGWTGSGGPWVKMEESMQHLVASRMDLSGPQQLNRKLDIPDGRNPFFGLGQFPPSMKRQWEAYYQDVAVLAFPSTGNGDRLVDPDEKALYYRPPFSSQKGVKQYLPEPLHSAENFKGNPVAIPRGEVIDISEYLQEDGTLNWDVPKGEWTIMRFGRRNNGAITRPAPQPGLGFECDKMSAEAMKHHLETFMVPLIERIQPDPSKAGGWKMIHMDSWEMGAQNWTEGFREKFRDLKRYDPLPYLPVYTGVIVGSVEESERFLFDLRTVAQELILENHVQYFKDFGKKYGLGLSIEPYDMNPNTDLDLGSYADVPMCEFWNKGYGFSTGFSTFEGTSIANLYGRPVVAAEAFTSHLVAWRSYPGSIKNQNDWAFCSGINRLLYHTFAHKALGEQYRPGMTMGPYGVHWDRGQTWWEMSTAYHGYVARCQALLQKGKGVADVLYLISEGAPHVFLPPSSAVDGNQYLEGNQEYVFDAVTDQIRVGSSVSKEEFMPDRKGYNFDGCSPRILLERAQVKDGKIVFEGGASYHLLVLPKVRSMTPELLMKIEELVKQGATVIGTPVDRSPSLSGYPDCDKEVRTISERMWGGLDIPATESRIAYGEGELLWGGVYSENSGDELYPDYSSTSVYLENKDVKPDFMADGTVRYIHRQLNGLDLYFVSNRTPEKNAVTCSFRTGQAYPELWNPINGEIRVLPDYTETSGTVSIPLEFAPYESYFIVFRKTKPEAFPSDRQNFKRRTKILTLEGPWEVKFDPDWGGPDKVVFDHLEDWTERPEEGIRHYSGTANYHNTFDCEQAGKGPRLYLDLGEVHVMARVRLNGQDLGVVWADPMELEITDEVRKRDNQLEIQVVNLWPNCLIGDENMEESQTLDGKWPEWVLSKNQIPGGKYTFTSWKHYTDNSPLLPSGLKGPVNIHRK
- a CDS encoding AraC family transcriptional regulator; protein product: MEDFYKYIQVNSEYGFSDLRVVNAGHTRIVPGVAYPPGHHPDHHYFNFQQGRVIDEYQLIFISEGQGVLDTQSAGRTTLSAGQGFILFPDEWHRYKPDKQTGWIENWVGFSGEVSMLKSSSHLLSRENPVFRIGVDDRIFQLFNAIFDRVKTDVVGSEYVLSGVVIHMLGYIATLLQRQALNITSRTDEIILTAKSIMERQFSSKVKLEEIADELKISYAWFRKYFRRNTGFSPYDYLLNIRINHAKFLLKNSGYSVKEICMSSGFESQQQFCRTFKKKTGKTPVEFRKHSLKA